One genomic region from Deltaproteobacteria bacterium encodes:
- a CDS encoding PqqD family protein gives MAGRGTKASLSLGACPRPREGLAFEQYEGETIVVEPAEGVMHALTGVGPFLWERMDGSTSLEQLAQALCERYEVELPEARDDVLVFARKLIESGLLVLAARG, from the coding sequence TTGGCCGGACGGGGGACGAAAGCCAGCCTGTCTCTCGGGGCCTGCCCGAGGCCCCGGGAGGGGCTGGCGTTCGAGCAGTACGAGGGCGAGACCATCGTGGTCGAGCCCGCGGAGGGGGTCATGCACGCCCTGACCGGCGTCGGCCCCTTCCTCTGGGAGCGCATGGACGGCTCCACCTCCCTCGAGCAGCTCGCGCAGGCCCTCTGCGAGCGCTACGAGGTCGAGCTCCCCGAGGCCCGGGACGACGTCCTGGTCTTCGCCCGCAAGCTGATCGAGAGCGGGCTCCTGGTCCTGGCCGCTCGGGGCTGA
- a CDS encoding electron transfer flavoprotein subunit alpha/FixB family protein, protein MASVLIIAEHREGKILAATYSALTCGKQIADANGLSLEVALLGKGVEGLAADLAARSVAKVHVVEHDALEHGLSEHMAKAVADLANATDATWIGAASTVQGRDYLPRVAARLDAGMATNVVAVDGNKLTRPMWADAVMAEVEITTAKKVFTCRPTEFEPIAEGGSAEVAKFDVELDAGAAKVTFAGLELVKSERPALTEANVVVAGGRGTKGDFGIIEALADELGAAIGSTRAVVDAGWAPNEYQIGQTGKVVAPDLYIGAGISGAIQHLAGMKGSKVIVAINKDEEAPIFQVADYGLVADLFKAIPELIEEIKKAKA, encoded by the coding sequence ATGGCATCCGTTCTCATCATCGCCGAGCATCGCGAAGGCAAGATCCTCGCCGCCACCTACAGCGCCCTGACCTGCGGCAAGCAGATCGCCGACGCCAACGGCCTCTCCCTCGAGGTCGCGCTCCTGGGCAAGGGCGTCGAGGGGCTGGCCGCCGATCTGGCCGCCCGCAGCGTCGCCAAGGTCCACGTGGTCGAGCACGACGCCCTCGAGCATGGGCTCTCCGAGCACATGGCGAAGGCCGTGGCCGATCTGGCCAACGCCACCGACGCCACCTGGATCGGTGCGGCCAGCACCGTGCAGGGTCGCGACTACCTCCCGCGCGTGGCCGCGCGCCTCGACGCGGGCATGGCCACCAACGTGGTCGCCGTCGACGGCAACAAGCTGACCCGGCCCATGTGGGCGGACGCGGTCATGGCCGAGGTGGAGATCACCACCGCCAAGAAGGTCTTCACCTGCCGGCCCACCGAGTTCGAGCCCATCGCCGAGGGGGGCAGCGCCGAGGTGGCCAAGTTCGACGTCGAGCTCGACGCCGGCGCCGCCAAGGTGACCTTCGCCGGCCTCGAGCTGGTGAAGTCCGAGCGCCCCGCCCTCACCGAGGCCAACGTGGTCGTGGCCGGCGGCCGCGGCACCAAGGGCGACTTCGGCATCATCGAGGCCCTGGCCGATGAGCTGGGCGCCGCCATCGGCTCCACCCGCGCGGTGGTCGACGCCGGCTGGGCTCCGAACGAGTACCAGATCGGCCAGACCGGCAAGGTGGTCGCGCCCGACCTCTACATCGGCGCGGGCATCAGCGGCGCCATCCAGCACCTCGCTGGCATGAAGGGCTCCAAGGTCATCGTGGCCATCAACAAGGACGAGGAGGCCCCGATCTTCCAGGTGGCCGACTACGGCCTCGTGGCGGACCTCTTCAAGGCCATCCCCGAGCTGATCGAGGAGATCAAGAAGGCCAAGGCCTAG
- a CDS encoding radical SAM protein, with amino-acid sequence MPAERPPFLEFTGLAVLVTARCPFACAHCYTRSGPKREERLDLAWALPGLEAILPHVRAVSLTGGEPFLEPELVVALARQVGGRVPVSVVSAGDFAREPGEAARTLAAFREAGVVLVNLSHDAHHAPFGGLELVISAARLCQAAGLPVIVQLTGRPGEPAVAEATRRLRAAGVDLFRAELSPFGRAERLPPELFGGSEAATEGGCSNLRFLSLDYRGVLRACCGPTLDCGPESAYVLADLAAGDDPGAALQAARHDRVLAGVAALGPRALAACLGRETSSEVPVCKTCVELLSDPEATRRLDALLSSREQERRLVASQMIFRETFERDFDEAFASVGEDGVGRG; translated from the coding sequence ATGCCGGCTGAGCGGCCGCCCTTCCTGGAGTTCACCGGCCTCGCGGTGCTGGTGACCGCCCGCTGCCCCTTCGCCTGCGCCCACTGCTACACCCGCTCCGGTCCGAAGCGGGAGGAGCGGCTGGACCTCGCCTGGGCCCTGCCCGGCCTGGAGGCCATCCTCCCCCACGTGCGAGCGGTGAGCCTCACCGGGGGTGAGCCCTTCCTCGAGCCCGAGCTGGTGGTCGCCCTGGCCCGGCAGGTGGGCGGCCGGGTGCCGGTGAGCGTCGTCTCGGCCGGGGACTTCGCCCGGGAGCCCGGGGAGGCGGCCCGCACCCTGGCGGCGTTCCGCGAGGCCGGGGTGGTGCTCGTGAACCTCTCCCACGACGCCCACCACGCCCCCTTCGGGGGGCTGGAGCTGGTCATCTCGGCGGCGCGCCTCTGCCAGGCCGCGGGGCTGCCGGTCATCGTCCAGCTCACCGGCCGCCCCGGGGAGCCCGCCGTCGCCGAGGCCACCCGCCGCCTGCGCGCCGCCGGGGTCGATCTCTTCCGGGCCGAGCTCTCTCCCTTCGGGCGCGCGGAGCGGCTCCCCCCGGAGCTCTTCGGGGGGAGCGAGGCGGCGACCGAGGGGGGCTGCTCCAACCTGCGCTTCCTCTCCCTCGACTACCGGGGCGTGCTCCGGGCCTGCTGCGGGCCGACCCTCGACTGCGGCCCCGAGAGCGCCTACGTGCTGGCGGACCTCGCCGCCGGCGACGATCCGGGCGCCGCGCTTCAGGCCGCCCGCCACGATCGGGTCCTGGCCGGGGTCGCCGCGCTGGGGCCGCGGGCGCTGGCCGCCTGCCTGGGGCGGGAGACCTCGAGCGAGGTGCCGGTGTGCAAGACCTGTGTGGAGCTGCTATCGGATCCCGAGGCGACCCGCCGCCTCGACGCGCTGCTCTCGAGCCGGGAGCAGGAGCGGCGGCTGGTCGCGAGCCAGATGATCTTCCGGGAGACCTTCGAGCGAGACTTCGACGAGGCCTTCGCCTCGGTGGGAGAGGATGGGGTGGGACGTGGATGA
- a CDS encoding FG-GAP-like repeat-containing protein: MRHLSSAFMFLLVVLLPLTGCKCGKGGKEPVINITSPTEAQVITLDDDVDPSRVGIQIPVEATVENVEDGSGASVIVNEDANLAVPGFVVGTTISFPAVTVVGDPADGLARITVSVRDRESELAANDTVTVAVERPVTLDCAFVQPVADSTLGEADDADPGTRGFQHDVVVQCSEDLTGTPANLTIDGRGLPSVVFAGPTTTFPSVTFSEGANLLVATVTAAAGSWSDQVRVIVDTPSCEVRLSPEGAVVFNLDGDTPRLPGRTAVPDEDGNAANGIQALLGATTPDCQGGQAVLMVEGADLATVDVTTTSVDFGAVTLPDGEAVRVQVEVRPAGAGSPSGLSAPVDYHVDSLRPAPVMLFPTSGILLGLASDKDGDATNGIQIDVTVEAPGLEVTPDPQQPERSAEIDLLLTNLDTGATATASCVVGVDGCVDPTNANRYLLEVTLDADGAWSTEVAIGDPAGNVGTDGPVEFVLSTGSEQVTIAAPAAGALVNRASSGVTDTTVPVDVSAPGLPAGSAVSVVCTGASGTGAGSLGAAGTARVEVTFASLPCEGALATCTATIDVGGTGLDSAPVSFTVDISPPAITIALPQDGATLYDTSVAVEVVTTCLEDGQIVSVSTDTGLSGSGSVASDGTLLALNLPSGAHVLTASAADVAGNAVSSSPVSVTIDANPPQVVFVQPSDGLFLTLADDVAAAPGFQYDVTVQVPNKPAGASVVLQIGYDDGGTFVYRAPIGPVATNASLRAIFPAVDLPQGPHRLRAVATSVSGLTGERSINVTVSTGVVTCNLVQPIDGASLGAPADQNADLSDGVQADVRVRTSAADGATVELSLTDPSGATTTSTGTASGGELVFSGVTFSTDAAGNHGTNLLEATCDVGGVDEAPALSTTVEVDLEAPVAVISSPADGKTFNLTDADASAAAGFQIAFVGTASDPSTGSSVKAGSAGSLEVSCGGAAPTVLPVTFGVFGTQIEARVRPTLDDQTTCTLTFTATDQAGNVSTPATVSVSVDRLAPTVAFPGILTGRIFNDGDDTSGTAGFQRNVRVSFSGVGTAGSVALLVTNTFGDTGATGWSRKPAEGSPISPAAAAVDHIFNGTTLTLGDTDTVSLVAVATDPAGNITESSVTVTVDRGAPVVSITRPDPTSLPPCFNVFDDLNGTLAGLQLQVDVSTVGVEDGLPLSLCTSVDPGSGLGSCQGNPSAFVIDESTVSGNVAVFLPATLADGVQTLQAEVRDRAGNYSSSAPLALCADTTPPDVLTFVADTDTMAPSGSINALELAGSGGQVCLTLTAVDADGQVARIETNNPAAGTLVGTATVSGGTATICGTLAQGGHALVATVYDAAGNPNRSVNPPLSDPQAQLPLIVDTVAPTIAISGPAGSNLNAAGDAIPATADYDFTYAVVSNAEDGQTVTFLVDGSTVGTATLSGGAASLAGQSLTQGSHQLRVQVQDAVGNPANTERAVTVDTLPPTVSILSPAGGTTLNVGSVDFQIQVAGAATGNPLILVDQGTGGTLANRTVAASQPQTEAVSLSDATYDVRAEVTDTAGNVGVSSPVQITVDTLGCSIRWLDPASANVTFVVSDDEQPGTAGLQTTVTASTSDCAGRDIELWVSGSLVTTVASDAGTGNASFLLGLADGATGVPVMARIVDAASNVTTSTFDASVDVTAPGLTRTAPVGAAFTFVSATNRYLAAGTWMGTTVVQDGIAGGNLEADFTFEVTGAIGGTLRLLFGGADLVSAVSITSSPQTVSLVDVVIAQDSVGDLTARVTDAAGNTIEDIVPITVDVQAPAAPAVSSSLTDNRAATVELTWTDTGDDGNSGTAAAYSLSWEHAAIANETDFDGAHPFTVGFAPGAPGTGQSLALTPLPPINSYWIALRAEDEVGNRSPLVNVVTEANPWTVTNLMGEGGNFPWQMAGIGDVNNDGHPDFAASAVTLRVSGANAAGATYVYYGGAAYSAQDARRQRLSPGLAGDLFGMHLASGDVSGDGIPDLIVGASGYGANRGRVRIYFGQDRSGTDCSADFSLCWLNAADFVELRGATGVGEFGKMVGAPADFRQVADATPDGRAELIVGAPGAASARGRAYVFAGRTKAAWQVAQTATDDGGVTFYVPVTLAELTLEGGAVDDIFGYRWGVTGLGDLDGDGAEELTLPASTIATTYVYDGASLGAASGTVSATTGTLTTLTGATSGSTTASQKANALGNRAVSAFVTGAATPELILADADHRRVRIYPTSAAGVGALLTTLRVPVGQAVANWGFDLAVGDLNLDGRPDLAVGSNNATTPSGAGIYFNTGSGTHYPLYPDTELLSASLAAVGLSVDIGDYNGDGRPDLLVADLVSTPTNGTIIVYHD; this comes from the coding sequence ATGCGTCACCTGAGTTCGGCGTTCATGTTCCTGCTGGTCGTCCTGCTGCCGCTGACCGGCTGCAAGTGCGGCAAGGGCGGCAAGGAGCCGGTCATCAACATCACCAGCCCCACCGAGGCGCAGGTGATCACCCTGGACGACGACGTCGACCCCAGCCGGGTGGGGATCCAGATCCCGGTCGAAGCCACCGTCGAGAACGTCGAGGACGGCTCCGGCGCCTCGGTGATCGTCAACGAGGACGCCAACCTCGCCGTGCCGGGCTTCGTGGTGGGGACGACCATCTCCTTCCCGGCGGTCACCGTGGTCGGCGATCCCGCGGACGGGCTGGCCCGGATCACGGTCTCGGTGCGGGACCGCGAGAGCGAGCTGGCGGCCAACGACACCGTCACCGTGGCGGTGGAGCGCCCGGTCACCCTCGACTGCGCCTTCGTCCAGCCGGTCGCCGACTCCACCCTCGGCGAGGCGGACGACGCCGATCCCGGCACCCGCGGCTTCCAGCACGACGTGGTCGTGCAGTGCAGCGAGGATCTCACGGGCACCCCCGCCAACCTCACCATCGACGGCCGGGGGCTGCCCTCGGTGGTCTTCGCCGGCCCGACCACCACCTTCCCCTCCGTCACCTTCAGCGAGGGCGCGAACCTCCTGGTCGCCACCGTGACCGCGGCGGCGGGCTCCTGGAGCGATCAGGTGCGGGTGATCGTCGACACCCCCTCCTGCGAGGTGCGGCTCAGCCCCGAGGGCGCGGTGGTCTTCAACCTCGACGGTGACACCCCCCGGCTGCCGGGCCGCACCGCGGTGCCCGACGAGGACGGGAACGCAGCGAACGGCATCCAGGCCCTCCTCGGGGCCACCACCCCCGACTGCCAGGGCGGCCAGGCCGTGCTGATGGTCGAGGGTGCGGACCTCGCGACGGTGGACGTGACCACGACCTCGGTGGACTTCGGCGCCGTGACCCTGCCCGACGGTGAGGCCGTGCGGGTGCAGGTCGAGGTGCGCCCGGCCGGGGCCGGCAGCCCCTCGGGCCTCTCCGCCCCGGTGGACTACCACGTCGACTCCCTGCGCCCCGCGCCGGTGATGCTCTTCCCGACCTCGGGCATCCTCCTCGGGCTCGCGTCGGACAAGGACGGCGACGCCACCAACGGCATCCAGATCGACGTCACCGTCGAGGCGCCCGGCCTGGAGGTCACCCCCGACCCCCAGCAGCCCGAGCGCTCGGCCGAGATCGACCTGCTCCTCACCAACCTGGACACCGGGGCCACCGCCACCGCCTCCTGCGTCGTGGGGGTGGACGGCTGCGTCGATCCCACCAACGCCAACCGCTACCTCCTCGAGGTCACCCTCGACGCCGACGGCGCCTGGTCCACCGAGGTCGCGATCGGTGATCCCGCCGGCAACGTCGGCACCGACGGCCCGGTGGAGTTCGTCCTCTCCACCGGCAGCGAGCAGGTCACCATCGCCGCGCCCGCCGCGGGCGCGCTGGTGAACCGCGCATCCTCCGGCGTCACCGACACCACCGTGCCGGTGGACGTCTCGGCGCCCGGCCTCCCGGCCGGCTCGGCGGTGAGCGTGGTCTGCACCGGCGCGTCGGGGACCGGCGCCGGCAGCCTCGGCGCCGCCGGGACGGCCCGGGTGGAGGTCACCTTCGCCTCCCTCCCCTGCGAGGGCGCCCTCGCCACCTGCACCGCCACCATCGACGTGGGCGGCACCGGCCTCGACAGCGCGCCGGTGAGCTTCACCGTCGACATCTCTCCGCCCGCGATCACCATCGCCCTCCCGCAGGACGGCGCGACCCTCTACGACACCTCGGTCGCCGTCGAGGTGGTCACCACCTGCCTCGAGGACGGGCAGATCGTCAGCGTGAGCACCGACACCGGGCTCTCCGGCAGCGGCAGCGTCGCCTCCGATGGCACGCTCTTGGCCCTGAACCTCCCCTCGGGCGCCCACGTCCTGACCGCCAGCGCCGCCGACGTCGCGGGCAACGCGGTCAGCAGCAGCCCGGTCAGCGTGACCATCGACGCGAACCCGCCCCAGGTGGTCTTCGTCCAGCCCAGCGATGGCCTCTTCCTGACCCTCGCCGACGACGTGGCCGCCGCCCCGGGATTCCAGTACGACGTGACCGTCCAGGTGCCCAACAAGCCGGCGGGCGCCTCCGTGGTGCTCCAGATCGGCTACGACGACGGCGGCACCTTCGTCTACCGGGCGCCCATCGGGCCCGTGGCCACCAACGCCTCCCTCCGGGCGATCTTCCCGGCCGTGGACCTGCCCCAGGGTCCGCACCGGCTGCGGGCAGTCGCCACCTCGGTCTCCGGCCTCACCGGCGAGCGCTCCATCAACGTGACGGTGAGCACCGGCGTGGTGACCTGCAACCTGGTCCAGCCCATCGACGGAGCCTCTCTGGGCGCCCCGGCGGACCAGAACGCCGATCTCTCGGACGGGGTGCAGGCGGACGTGCGGGTGCGCACCTCCGCGGCCGACGGCGCGACCGTCGAGCTCTCCCTGACCGATCCCTCCGGCGCCACCACCACGTCCACCGGCACCGCCTCGGGCGGCGAGTTGGTCTTCTCCGGCGTCACCTTCTCCACCGACGCCGCCGGCAACCACGGCACGAACCTCCTCGAGGCGACCTGCGACGTGGGCGGCGTGGACGAGGCGCCGGCCCTGAGCACCACCGTCGAGGTGGACCTCGAGGCGCCGGTGGCCGTGATCTCCTCCCCCGCCGACGGCAAGACCTTCAACCTCACCGACGCCGATGCCAGCGCCGCCGCGGGCTTCCAGATCGCCTTCGTCGGGACGGCCAGTGATCCCTCCACCGGCAGCTCGGTGAAGGCCGGCTCCGCGGGTTCGCTCGAGGTGAGCTGCGGCGGCGCCGCGCCCACCGTCCTGCCGGTGACCTTCGGGGTCTTCGGGACGCAGATCGAGGCTCGCGTGCGGCCGACCCTCGACGATCAGACCACCTGCACCCTCACCTTCACCGCGACCGATCAGGCCGGGAACGTCAGCACCCCGGCCACGGTGAGCGTGAGCGTCGATCGCCTGGCCCCGACCGTCGCCTTCCCCGGCATCCTGACCGGGCGGATCTTCAACGACGGCGACGACACCTCCGGCACCGCTGGCTTCCAGCGCAACGTGCGGGTGAGCTTCTCCGGGGTCGGGACGGCCGGGAGCGTGGCCCTGCTGGTCACCAACACCTTCGGCGACACCGGGGCCACCGGCTGGAGCCGCAAGCCGGCCGAGGGATCACCGATCTCTCCCGCCGCCGCCGCCGTCGATCACATCTTCAACGGGACGACCCTGACCCTCGGTGACACCGACACGGTCAGCCTGGTGGCCGTGGCCACCGACCCGGCCGGCAACATCACCGAGTCCAGCGTCACGGTGACCGTGGATCGGGGCGCCCCGGTGGTCTCCATCACCCGCCCGGATCCCACGAGCCTCCCTCCCTGCTTCAACGTCTTCGACGACCTGAACGGCACCCTCGCCGGGCTGCAGCTGCAGGTGGACGTGAGCACCGTGGGGGTCGAGGACGGCCTGCCCCTCTCCCTCTGCACGAGCGTGGATCCGGGCAGCGGCCTCGGCAGCTGCCAGGGCAACCCCTCGGCCTTCGTGATCGACGAGTCGACGGTCTCGGGCAACGTCGCGGTCTTCCTGCCGGCGACCCTGGCCGATGGCGTGCAGACCCTGCAGGCCGAGGTGCGCGACCGGGCCGGGAACTACAGCTCCTCCGCGCCCCTGGCCCTCTGCGCCGACACCACGCCTCCGGACGTGCTGACCTTCGTGGCGGACACCGACACCATGGCGCCCTCCGGCTCGATCAACGCCCTCGAGCTCGCCGGGAGCGGGGGGCAGGTCTGCCTCACCCTCACGGCGGTGGACGCCGATGGCCAGGTGGCCCGGATCGAGACCAACAACCCGGCGGCCGGCACCCTGGTCGGCACCGCGACCGTCTCCGGCGGCACCGCGACGATCTGCGGGACCCTGGCCCAGGGCGGACACGCCCTCGTCGCCACCGTCTACGACGCGGCCGGCAACCCCAACCGTTCGGTGAACCCGCCGCTCTCCGATCCCCAAGCGCAGCTGCCGCTGATCGTGGACACGGTCGCGCCGACGATCGCCATCTCGGGCCCGGCGGGCAGCAACCTGAACGCGGCGGGCGACGCCATCCCCGCCACCGCCGACTACGACTTCACCTACGCCGTGGTCTCCAACGCAGAGGACGGCCAGACCGTCACCTTCCTGGTGGACGGGAGCACGGTCGGCACCGCCACCCTCTCCGGCGGCGCCGCGAGCCTCGCCGGGCAGAGCCTGACCCAGGGCAGCCACCAGCTGCGGGTGCAGGTCCAGGACGCCGTGGGCAACCCGGCCAACACCGAGCGCGCCGTCACCGTCGACACCCTGCCGCCCACCGTGTCGATCCTCTCGCCGGCCGGCGGGACGACCCTCAACGTGGGCAGCGTCGACTTCCAGATCCAGGTCGCGGGCGCCGCCACCGGCAACCCCCTGATCCTCGTCGATCAGGGGACCGGCGGCACCCTGGCCAACCGCACCGTCGCCGCCAGCCAGCCCCAGACCGAGGCCGTGAGCCTCTCGGACGCCACCTACGACGTCCGGGCCGAGGTCACCGACACCGCCGGGAACGTCGGCGTCTCCAGCCCGGTGCAGATCACCGTCGACACCCTCGGCTGCAGCATCCGCTGGCTGGATCCCGCCAGCGCCAACGTCACCTTCGTGGTGAGCGACGACGAGCAGCCGGGCACCGCCGGCCTGCAGACGACCGTCACCGCCTCCACCTCGGACTGCGCCGGTCGGGACATCGAGCTCTGGGTCTCGGGCAGCCTCGTCACCACCGTCGCCAGCGACGCGGGCACGGGCAACGCCTCCTTCCTCCTGGGGCTGGCCGACGGCGCCACCGGGGTGCCGGTGATGGCGCGGATCGTCGACGCGGCCAGCAACGTCACCACCTCCACCTTCGACGCCTCGGTGGACGTGACGGCGCCCGGGCTCACGCGCACCGCCCCGGTGGGCGCGGCCTTCACCTTCGTGTCGGCGACCAACCGCTACCTCGCCGCGGGCACCTGGATGGGCACCACCGTCGTGCAGGACGGGATCGCCGGCGGCAACCTCGAGGCGGACTTCACCTTCGAGGTCACCGGCGCCATCGGCGGCACCCTGCGCCTGCTCTTCGGTGGCGCGGACCTCGTGAGCGCGGTGAGCATCACCAGCTCCCCGCAGACCGTGAGCCTGGTGGACGTCGTCATCGCCCAGGACAGCGTCGGGGATCTGACCGCCCGCGTGACCGACGCGGCGGGCAACACGATCGAGGACATCGTGCCGATCACCGTCGACGTGCAGGCGCCGGCCGCGCCGGCCGTCAGCTCGAGCCTCACGGACAACCGGGCGGCCACCGTCGAGCTCACCTGGACCGACACCGGCGACGACGGCAACAGCGGCACGGCGGCGGCCTACAGCCTGAGCTGGGAGCACGCGGCGATCGCCAACGAGACCGACTTCGACGGGGCGCACCCCTTCACCGTCGGCTTCGCGCCCGGCGCGCCGGGGACCGGCCAGAGCCTCGCGCTCACCCCCCTGCCGCCGATCAACTCCTACTGGATCGCCCTGCGGGCGGAGGACGAGGTGGGCAACCGCTCGCCCCTGGTCAACGTGGTGACCGAGGCCAACCCCTGGACGGTGACCAACCTGATGGGGGAGGGCGGGAACTTCCCCTGGCAGATGGCCGGCATCGGTGACGTGAACAACGACGGCCACCCCGACTTCGCCGCCTCGGCGGTCACCCTCCGGGTCTCCGGCGCGAACGCCGCCGGCGCCACCTACGTCTACTACGGGGGCGCCGCCTACAGCGCGCAGGACGCCCGCCGCCAGCGCCTCTCGCCGGGCCTCGCGGGGGATCTCTTCGGCATGCACCTCGCCTCCGGCGACGTGTCCGGCGACGGCATCCCCGATCTGATCGTGGGCGCCAGCGGCTATGGCGCCAACCGCGGCCGGGTGCGGATCTACTTCGGCCAGGACCGCAGCGGCACCGACTGCAGCGCCGACTTCAGCCTCTGCTGGCTGAACGCCGCCGACTTCGTCGAGCTGCGCGGCGCCACCGGCGTCGGCGAGTTCGGCAAGATGGTCGGGGCGCCGGCCGACTTCCGGCAGGTGGCCGACGCGACGCCCGACGGGCGCGCCGAGCTGATCGTGGGCGCGCCGGGCGCCGCCTCCGCCCGGGGCCGGGCCTACGTCTTCGCCGGCCGGACCAAGGCCGCCTGGCAGGTGGCCCAGACCGCGACCGACGACGGCGGGGTCACCTTCTACGTCCCCGTGACCTTGGCCGAGCTCACCCTCGAGGGTGGGGCGGTGGACGACATCTTCGGCTACCGCTGGGGCGTCACCGGCCTCGGAGACCTCGACGGCGACGGCGCCGAGGAGCTCACCCTGCCGGCCTCCACCATCGCCACCACCTACGTCTACGACGGGGCGAGCCTCGGCGCGGCCTCGGGCACGGTCTCGGCGACCACCGGCACCCTCACCACCCTCACCGGCGCCACCTCGGGCAGCACCACCGCGAGCCAGAAGGCCAACGCCCTGGGCAACCGGGCGGTCTCCGCCTTCGTCACCGGCGCCGCCACCCCCGAGCTCATCCTCGCGGACGCGGACCACCGGCGGGTGCGGATCTACCCCACCTCCGCCGCGGGCGTCGGCGCCCTGCTGACGACCCTCCGGGTGCCCGTGGGGCAGGCCGTGGCGAACTGGGGCTTCGACCTCGCCGTCGGGGACCTGAACCTCGACGGCCGCCCGGACCTGGCCGTGGGCTCGAACAACGCCACTACCCCCTCCGGGGCCGGGATCTACTTCAACACCGGCTCCGGGACCCACTACCCCCTCTATCCCGACACCGAGCTGCTCTCGGCCAGTCTGGCGGCCGTGGGTTTGTCCGTGGACATCGGGGACTACAATGGAGATGGACGGCCCGACCTGCTCGTGGCCGATCTTGTGTCCACCCCGACCAACGGGACCATCATCGTGTATCATGACTGA
- a CDS encoding electron transfer flavoprotein subunit beta/FixA family protein, producing MKILVTVKRVEDPESKIKVKPDGSGIVTDGINYKVNPFDEIAVEEALRLKDAHGGEVVVLSVGGSETTAEIRSALAMGGDRGVLVKTAGIVGADVASRLIQKVVEEESPDLVLMGKQAVDDDQGQAGQRLAERLGWALATQASKRASLESDEEKAKKPGLEFDGSALKVTREVDGGLEDLSLSLPAVVTCDLRLNQPRYASLPGIMKAKKKELKEIDAGGLGVALDEPVKVLGLKPPPERAGGEIVPDVPTLVAKLKSEAKVL from the coding sequence GTGAAGATCCTGGTCACCGTCAAGCGTGTCGAGGACCCCGAGTCCAAGATCAAGGTCAAGCCGGATGGCTCCGGCATCGTGACCGACGGCATCAACTACAAGGTCAATCCCTTCGACGAGATCGCGGTGGAAGAGGCGCTGCGACTAAAGGATGCCCACGGCGGCGAGGTGGTCGTCCTCTCGGTGGGTGGCTCCGAGACCACGGCCGAGATCCGCTCCGCCCTCGCGATGGGCGGCGATCGCGGTGTGCTCGTGAAGACCGCGGGCATCGTCGGCGCCGACGTGGCCTCCCGCCTCATCCAGAAGGTGGTCGAGGAGGAGTCTCCCGACCTCGTCCTGATGGGCAAGCAGGCGGTGGACGACGATCAGGGTCAGGCCGGGCAGCGGCTGGCCGAGCGCCTCGGCTGGGCCCTGGCGACCCAGGCCAGCAAGCGGGCCTCGCTCGAGTCCGATGAGGAGAAGGCGAAGAAGCCCGGCCTCGAGTTCGACGGGAGCGCCCTGAAGGTCACCCGCGAGGTCGACGGCGGCCTCGAGGATCTCTCCCTCTCCCTCCCGGCGGTGGTCACCTGCGACTTGCGGCTCAACCAGCCGCGGTACGCCTCCCTCCCCGGGATCATGAAGGCGAAGAAGAAGGAGCTGAAGGAGATCGACGCCGGTGGTCTGGGCGTCGCGTTGGACGAGCCGGTGAAGGTCCTCGGCCTCAAGCCGCCCCCGGAGCGGGCCGGTGGCGAGATCGTCCCCGACGTGCCGACCCTCGTCGCCAAGCTCAAGAGCGAGGCGAAGGTCCTCTAG
- the fsa gene encoding fructose-6-phosphate aldolase produces the protein MKLFIDTADIDEIRSAAAMGLLDGVTTNPSLIAKTGRSFEEVIKEICETVPGPVSAECLSTTAPEMIEEARKVAALAPNVVVKLPLTVDGLTATRTLTDEGIKTNVTLCFHPVQALLAAKAGATYVSPFVGRLDDISTDGMALIADIVTIFQNYAFETEVLVASVRHPVHVLEAARMGADVSTIPYKVIQQLAHHPLTVSGLEKFLADHAASQR, from the coding sequence CCGCCGACATCGACGAGATCCGCAGCGCCGCCGCCATGGGGCTCCTCGACGGTGTGACCACCAACCCGAGCCTGATCGCCAAGACCGGCCGCTCCTTCGAGGAGGTCATCAAGGAGATCTGCGAGACCGTCCCCGGGCCGGTCTCGGCCGAGTGCCTCTCGACCACGGCGCCGGAGATGATCGAGGAGGCCCGCAAGGTCGCGGCCCTGGCTCCCAACGTGGTGGTGAAGCTCCCCCTGACCGTCGACGGCCTCACCGCGACCCGCACCCTGACCGACGAGGGCATCAAGACCAACGTCACCCTCTGCTTCCACCCGGTGCAGGCCCTGCTCGCCGCCAAGGCCGGCGCGACCTACGTCTCGCCCTTCGTCGGCCGCCTCGACGACATCTCCACCGACGGCATGGCGCTCATCGCCGACATCGTGACGATCTTCCAGAACTACGCCTTCGAGACCGAGGTGCTGGTGGCCAGCGTGCGCCACCCGGTCCACGTCCTCGAGGCGGCCCGGATGGGCGCCGACGTCTCGACGATCCCCTACAAGGTGATCCAGCAGCTGGCGCACCACCCCCTCACCGTGAGCGGCCTGGAGAAGTTCCTGGCTGACCACGCCGCCTCGCAGCGGTAG